In Chitinibacter sp. FCG-7, the genomic stretch CACGCAAGAGTTTGCCAAAGCTTGCACTAGAACGGCTATGTGCAGCTGCTCGTATGCTACGCCGAGCATTTATTCGTGGACAAAGACTGGCCGACGCCTGCAAGCAGGTTAGCGATGCTTTTCCAGCCCCTGTGTTGAACGTTGAAATTACCGTGGGGTTGGCAAAATGATAACTGCTTTTTCTGAGCCTAAATTTTTTGATGTTTCGGCACTCGTACCTGTTGATGCTAATGTGCAGGCACAAACCTGTTGTGGTTCAATGATTTCGGACACCAACTTAGGTGGTAATCTCGCCACCATTAACGAGGTGTTTCATGAGCAAAGTTCGCAGGACATTTACCCCGGAATTTAAAGCCGAAGCCGCCAGTCTGGTCGTCGATCAAGGCCACACGGTGTCACAAGCCAGTAAGGCGATGAACGTCGGCGAGAACATACTGCGTCGCTGGATTAAGCAGCTGAAACAGGAAAGACAGGGCATCACGCCGCAGGCCAGAGCACTCACGCCAGACCAGCGTCGCATTCAGGAGCTCGAAGCGCGCATTGATCGGCTGGAACGGGAGAAAGCCCTGTTAAAAAAAGCCACAGCTCTCTTAATGGCGGACGAACTCAATCGTACGCGCTGGTAGACCAATTAAGTGAGCATGAACCCGTAGAAATGGTCTGCAGCACCTTCGGTATTTGCCGTTCCAGTTATTACCATTACCGGCATCGACGCCAGCATATTGATCGTGAACGGATCGAGTTGCGCGCCAAAGTACGCAATCTGTTTAAGCAAAGTCGAAATGCGGCAGGTAGCCGCAGTCTAGTCTGGATGCTGGCGGTACGAAGGCATTACGGCTGGCCGATATAAAGTGCGCCAGCTCATGCGAGAAGCCGATTTGCAGTGCAAACAGCCAGGCGCGCATCGCTACAAAGTCCACAAAGATGAACGTCCAGACATTCCGCACTTATTGCAGAGGGCGTTTAATCCGGAGCAACCGAATCAGGTCTGGTGTGGCGATATCACCTATATTTGGGCGGGTAATCGCTGGATTTATCTGGCTGTGGTGCTGGATTTGTTTGCCCGTTGCGTGGTGGGCTGGGCGCTTAGTGAGCACCCGGATGCCGAGGTAGTCAGCCGTGCGTTAGATCATGCCTGGCAACAGCGTGGCCAGCCACTGGGAGTGATATTTCACTCGGATCAGGGTAGCCAATATGGCAGTCGGTTGTTTAGGCAACGGATATGGCGCTACCAGATGCAGCAAAGCATGAGTCGGCGCGGGTGCTGTTGGGATAATGCGCCGATGGAGCGGCTATTTCGCAGTCTTAAAACAGAATGGATACCAAAGCCTGGGTATGAATCTGCAGAAGAAGCCAAGCTGGATATTGGCGTTTACCTGATGGCGTATTACAACTGGCAGCGGCCACACACCGCCAATGGCGGGCTAGCCCCTGCTATTAAGGAAAGACAACTTAATTTACTGTCCGAGAATTGTTGACCACAACATCGAAGAGTCCCCAACAAGAAGAGCTGAAATCATAAAGGCTGAAACGATCTCTTCCACCCATGACAAATGCTTGGATGGCCTGAGTTGCCGACGTTTTCCCGCTGTTATTCGATCCTACAAATATTGATATGTCGTTAGCTAACTCAATATGAGCGTCCTGCAGGCGTCGAAAATTTTTTAGGCGATACGAGTGAAGATGCATGAAACCCCCCGTTTTTTTATGGTTTCTAGTGGGCTGAATTCGTTAATTGATGACGAAGCGTTTTTTTTCTTGCCAATGTAATCAGATAGTCGAAAGTAGCCATTCATATAAGCAAATAATAAGCGAAATGCGTTACTACGTCTCCGCTTCGCTTACTGTCGTGGCTGTAATGGCCAACAGATTTCGGCCATCGACTAAGAAGTTTTAGTGTCAGCTAAGACCGATGTGCCGACGCAGACGATTGAAAACGAGAGGCCGTTAACTATCAAATTGCGGCCTTCAATATTCTTAAGTGGGCTAGTACTTTGGCTGATAAGCAGCTGCATAGACGGGTAAATCACTCAATCAAAGTGAGTTGCAATTCAAGTTTGGGTTTAGCTAAATTGGTAGCTGGTTGGCGACGTTCGCTGTGTGTGGCTGGATCAATTGAATAAAATTCAGCAGCATCAAAAGCGATCGCTTTGAGGGGGCGCGTAATGCCCCTCTTTATTTGGTTTTACACTACGCAGAATGTCTGGGTTTTTATTACCTTCAGACTGCTTTTCTGTTTGAATTCGTAGCAGGGATAGCTATTTACTATGAGCGCACTTAGTTTAGGTGCGAGCTGGTGCGAGGTTCGCACCATAGATCGATTTAGCCGACACTTTTACCGGGTTTGCAGGTCAGCAAATACGTTTAGTTGCCTGTATTTGCTGACTTCATATCGCCAAAAATTTAATCCGTGGTTGGTGCGAGGCTCGGTGCGAGCTAAGAGAATCTAGTTGATCTATATGCTGATTATCCTGCGTAAATAAATTGCTGCTGATGGATGCTGAGGCTTTGTTCCCCCAATTAGTTTGTCCCTAGTGGTGACCAGACAACTGGGGGTGAATACGCGAAAGCGTGGGAGTTTTTCTGGGTTTTGGTTGGGTTCGACAGTCAGTCGCATGTCTCAATCTGTTTTGTTTAATTTTGGGCGAGATATGTTGGACGGCAGGCAGTGTGCTTATTGCATGCCCCAAGCTTTGTGGAATGAAATCTATGAGTCATTACCTTTTGAGTATGCTGCTGTCGTTGATTGTTTGTTTTGCTGCAGTGCGCCGATTTCGCCTAAATGCCCACGAAAGGCGAAAGACGCAATAATTGCTGGATGATGAAAGGCGTCAATGGGTACGTTATACGGTGTATTTCGAGGACGGCAGCTATGCCAGTGGTCGGCGGCGAAGGGCGCCAGACGATGATCTGTCCAGATAGTGGCTAGAGTTCACGCATTCGCCGAATGAAACCCAAAAATAACCCACTGAGTTTTTCTTGCTTGTAGTTAGTAGCGCGAATATTTGCCGAGATATAATCTAGAACAAACAAACTAATCAGCTCATCAGGGCAGGGCTTTGAGTGGTGGATTTGGGCATTGGGAGATCGGCAGTCAGGTGAACCCTTCGTTTTGTTGTACCCAATCCCGTACCCAATGAAGGTTTTTTGGCTTCGTTGGATAGTAGTATCAAGGTTTTTAGCGGTGTAGTCAGTATTCAAATCCAGAATATCGAGTGATCAACCCATCCGATTCGGCCTGATGCCAAAGTGTGCCAATTGAATCATCCCTTGTTTGGGTGAAATTGGAATCATTTGTGACGCGCACGCATTTTAGTGGCGGCATGCAGCAGATACATTTTTTATTTATAAAGGGTATTGCCTGCTAGGTCTTATTAAATATGGTTTGTGCGGATATACCTATGTATAACCATGTGTTTTTCGCAATAAATATATGCCCAGCGCTTGAACTTGTCGGCCTTTGGCCGCACTAATGGCACATTGAGCAGAAAAACCGCAGAAAACCGATTTCTACAGGAAGGAAAATTTATGGCCCGTTTCAGTCAAACCTTGATGGTGGTGCTGATGAGCACGACTTTGTTTACTAGCCACATTGCCGAAGCCAAGCGTGTTGGCGGTGGCCGCTCTGCGGGTATGCAGCGCCAGGCGCAACCGGCGCCGCAGCGTCAGGCTCAGCCGCAACAGCCAGCGCCAATGGCTCCGGTTCCTGTGCAGCAGAAGAAAAGCAGTGGTGGCATGATGGGCGGTATTTTGGGTGGTCTGGCGGTGGGCGGCTTGCTCGGTTATATGATGGGTAATAATGCTTCTGGTGCTGCCGAGGGCGATAGCGGTATTCCTTGGGGTACTTTGCTGTTGCTGGGCGCCTTGACCGCTGGTGGCGTGATGCTGATGCGTCGCCGCAATAGCAAACCCGCGGCTCAGGCGCATGCTTATGCTGGCGTTCCGGCGATGAATCCGGCTAATCCGCAGCCTGCTCATCAGCCAAGTTACCAGCCACAGGCGTTTCAATCTGCGCCAAATGATCTGAGTGGTGGTTTCCGTATCGGTCAGGGTGCAGGTGGTGCATATACTGTCCCGGCTACGCCAATTACCCGTTTGCCAGATGGCACTGAGGCGGCGGCTTTCCTGCGCCAGGCTCGTGCCAGCTTCCTGCATATTCAGGCCTTGAATTCGCCTGATCAGGCCGAAGAAATCCGCCGCTATATGACGCCCGATCTGTTCGAGCAGCTTAAGCAAGATATTGGTGGCAATCAGGACGTAGCTGAGTTCCCCGAGTTGAATCTGCAAATTATCGAAGCCGTTGATGAAGGCGGCCGTATGGTGGCCAGCGTTGAATTTAGCGGCCGGGTGAGTGAAAGCCTGAATGCCCCAGCTGTGCCATTCAAGGAAATGTGGCACTTTGTTCGCCCGATGAGCGGCGATCCACGCTGGTTGCTGGCGGGTATCCAGCAACTGTAAGTTTTTAGCTGTCGCAAATAGTAAAAGCCCGTTAGGTTGTTGCGACTTAACGGGCTTTTTGTCTTACAATTTACCTTGATTTTTTGCTTGAAGGTGTGCATGTGAAAGCACTTAAAACATTGCTGCTAATGCTGCCGCTGACTTTGGCCCTGAGCGCGTGTGACCAGCTGCTCGAAGCGGTGAACAAACCCAAGGCCAATGGCAAGGCGATTGGTGCTGCGTGTCGGCACAGTGGCCGCTCGCTTGAAGATTGCTATCGCCGCAACGCCAAGGTGGCCAAGTCGGATATTTTTGCTGGCTGGAAAGAAATGAACGAGTACATGCAAAGCAAAAAAATCGACATCGTGCCGCCACCACCGGATGTGACCACCGGGCAGCTCTCGCCGATGGAGGCTGCTGCCGAAGATCCGGCTGCGCAGGCTGGCTCGGAAACCGCTTCGGCGGCCAGTGCCGTGGCGCACAAAACGCAGGATAAGTCCCATTAAGGAGGCGTAATGACATTTAAATCGGTGCTGTCGAATGTTGAGCTGTTTGCCTCTTTGTCAGATAGCGATCTGCACGATCTGGAAGCAGTAGCAACACCACGGCATTATTCGAAAGGCATGCTGATTTTTAACGAAGGCGAGCCGGTTGAGCAATTGCTGGTGCTGGTGGAAGGGCGCTTGCGCATTTTTCACAGCAACGATGCCGGGCGCCAGTTTGTGTACGGCGTTGTTGAGCCTGGCGTGTCGTTTGGCGAGTTGTCGCTGTTGTGCGATGAAGTCAGGGCGGTGTGTGCCGAGGCCGATGAGGACTGTGTTTTCCTGTCGATTTCCCGGCAGAGCTTTTTTGCGCTGCTCGACACCCATCCACAAATCAAGGATGCCATGTTGCGCAACGCCGCCATGATTATTCGTCGTCTGACGCGGGCGGTGAGCGATCTGGCGCTCAAAGATGTGTACGGACGAATCCGCAATGTGTTTGAGGCGATGGCGGTACAAACCGATGAAGGTTTGCTGATTGATGATTTGCTGACGCAGCAGGATCTGGCCGACCGGGTGGGCGCTTCGCGTGAAATGATTGCCAAGGTGATGAAAGAGCTGGTCGCTGGCGGTTATGTGGAAACTGGCCGCAGACGGATTCTGATCCTGAAAAAACTGCCTGAGCATTTCTAAAGCCTGTTAAGACGGCCATCAACTCGCCGTCAATCCCGCCATATTGGAATTTTTGAATCTAAGAAAAGGTGTTGCACATGTTGGAAATTTTAAAAGCGATCCCCTTGTTGCAAGGTTTTCCGGACGATCAGCTTGAGTACATCCTGACTACGGGCTTGAAGCGCTCCATGCCCAAGGGGACCTTCATTTTCCGTGAAGGCGATCCGGCTGAGTCGATGTATGTGCTGATTGAAGGCCGCGCCCGTTGCTTTGCCAGTGACAATCAGGGTAAAGAGTTTGTGTTTATGGTGGTCGAACCGGGCGATGCCATTGGCGAGATTTCGCTGATTGATAATGAACCACGCGGCTGGTCGTGCCAATGCGAGGAAGATTCAACCTTCCTGATGTTCACCAAGCAGGAGTTTCGCGAGGCGATGGATAGAGAGCCGCACGTGAAAGATCTGGTGGTGCAAAATCTGGCGGCCATGGTACGTCATTTATCGACCACGATGAAAAATCTGGCTTTGCTCGACGTGTATGGCCGTGTGCGCGCGCTGTTTGAATCGATGCTGGTCAATGAAAACGGCGTGGAAATGGTCAGCCAGCCGCTGACGCAGCAGGCCATAGCCGACCGGGTCGGCTCGTCGCGCGAAATGATTGCGCGCATTTTGAAAGAGCTGGTATTTGGTGGCTATATCCGCCTGGAAAACAAGCGCATCATCATTGTGCAGAAATTACCAGAGCGTTTCTGATTGTCTCTGGTGTGTGTCGAAGCAGAATGTAAAAAAAGCGGCGCAAGCCGCTTTTTTTATGGCTACGCCGCAGACTATTTGACGGCTGTAGATTCCACGGCTGCAGAGCTGGCCACCGATGCCGTGCTGCTCGCCGGCTTGGGCGAATCGTTCGCCGGAGTTTGGGGCAGGTAGAGCGGGCCTTTGAAACCGCAGGCGGTCAGCAGGCTGGCCGCACAGATAAATACAATCAGCGCACGCATAATTGAGCAAGTAATGGCAAAATTGCAGTTTAACATGGCAAGGCCAAATCATGACGGAATCGGAATTCTTGACCGCAAGCGACGCAATCTTTGCGCACATTGAAAACGCGCTCGACGACGTGGTGTTTGACGTCGACCCATTGCGTGCGGGCAATGTGCTGGAAATCGAATTTGAAGATGGCAGCAAGGTGATTGTGAATCGCCATACGCCCAATCAGGAATTGTGGATCGCGGCCAAATCGGGTGGCTATCACTATCGTCTGCTGGATGGTGCATGGATTAATACGCGGGGAACGGGTGAATTTTTTGCCGATCTGTCTGCGGCCATCGCTGCGCACGCCAAAGCGCCGTTTGTGCTTGCCCAGCCCTGATGCAAACGCTGGCCTGGCTGGCAGGCCTGTGGCTGTCGGCCTTTACTTCCGCAACCATTTTGCCAGGGCAATCTGAGGTGGTGTTTGCGGCAGCGCTGCATTTTCAGCCGCAGCTGTGGCTGGCCGCGTGGATTGCCGTGTCGCTAGGCAATATTCTGGGCGGCATGCTCACGGTATGGCTAGGGCGCCAGCTGCCTGTCGCGCCTGTGTCGTCGCGCTGGGCGGGCTGGCAGCGCTGGGCCGCTAGATTCGGCCCTGCTTCACTGCTGCTCTCCTGGGTGCCGCTTGCTGGCGATCTATTGTGCGCACTGGCGGGCTGGCTGCGTTGGCCCTGGATGATGGTCTTGCTGTATCTGGCACTTGGTAAAATTGCCCGTTACGGGGTAATAGTCTGGCTGTTAATCTAGGTATGCTCTTTGTGCTTATACTTGGTGGGGGTATGGTTTGAAGCGAACAATCATGGCGGCCGCGCTGGCGCTGGCACTAGCGATGCCGGTGGCTTATGCCGAAAAACTGCCCGATCTGGGCGACGTATCGCAGCAAGGCTTGAGCAAGCAGCAAGAGCGCGAGATTGGCGAATCGGCTATGCGGCATATCCGGCGCAGTGGCGACCTGGTCGAAGACCCGGAAATCCTGACTTTTCTCGCCACGATGGGCAATCGCCTGACCGAGGCCGCCGAGGTGATCGAGCCGCAGTTCACTTTTTTCCCCATGCTCAATGCCAGCGTCAATGCCTTTGCCATTCCGGGTGGCTTTGTCGGCGTGCATACCGGCTTGATTGTGCAGGCCAGACATGAATCGGAAGTCGCCAGCGTACTGGCGCACGAAATCGCCCATGTGATGCAAAACCACATTGCCCGCTTGATGGAAGGCATGAAAGGCAGTCCGTGGCTGAGTCTGGCGGGTATTGCTGCCGCGCTGGTGGCCAGCAGTCTGGGCCGGGGCGATGCGGCTGCGGCAGCCATCAGTGCGACGATGGGTGTTTCGGTGCAGCGCCAGCTGGATTTTACCTACTCGTTCGAGCAGGAGGCCGATCGCATCGGCATGCAGACCTTGCAAAAATCAGGCTATGACCCTGCCGCCATGGCGACGTTTTTTGAGCGTTTACAAACGCATAACCGGCTGGTGGAAAATAATGCACCGGAGTTTTTGCGCACGCACCCAGTTACGATGAAGCGGATTGCCGACGCGCAAAGCCGCTTGGGGCAAACGGGCTATCGCCAGGTGCCCGATTCGGCCGAGTTTTTGTTTGTGCGCGAAAAATGCCGCACCTTGCAGATGGGCGGCAGAGAAGCCATCGGCTACTACCAGAAAACGCTGGCCGAAAAACGCTACGCCGACGAAGCCGCGCAGCGCTACGGGCTGGCTTTGGCATACTTTCAAAACCGCGATTACGATCAGGCCTGGCAGGCTTTGCAGCAAGCCAGGGCCGTGTTTGCCAGCGGTAAAAAATCGCACCCGGCGCTGGAATATCTGGCGGGGAATATCCGGCTGGCGCAAGGCGAGCATGCGGCGGCGGTCAAAATCTTGAGCGAGGCGAATTTGCGCTATCCGGCCAGCCGTGCGCTGCTATACGGCTTGATCGACGCACAAATTGCGGCGGGCATGTACACGCAGGCGCGCAGCGAGCTCGATGATGCGCTGGCCATTTACGCCAGCGATGCGCAGCTCTACCAGCGCGCCGCCAAGCTCTACGCCCGGCAAGGCAAGCTGATGCAGCAATATCAGATGCAGGGTGAATATTATTTGCGCCTGAAGGAATATACTTCGGCGCTGGAGCAGTTCAATCTGGCGCTTCGCCAGCCCCAGCCGGATTTTTACCTGCAATCGGGCATTGAAGCGCGCATTCGTGAAATCGAAGCGATCGCGCCGGAAATCAAGCCCTAGGAGTATTGCTTGCTGACGCTTTCTGGTATTGCCCTGTAGGGCAATACCCCCTTCATTTTTTAGCGGCTTAGCTTGATTCGGGCGCGTAGCCCGTCCAGATAGATATTCGGGTCTGGCGCGGTATTGTGGCGCTGGGCTTGCCAGATCATTTCGCCCAGACACTCCAGCATATCGTGTAGCGCCTTGTGCGCATCGCCATGCTGCGCGTGCAATTGGCTGTAGAGCTGGCGAACGCCAGCGGGCT encodes the following:
- a CDS encoding AAA family ATPase; its protein translation is MHLHSYRLKNFRRLQDAHIELANDISIFVGSNNSGKTSATQAIQAFVMGGRDRFSLYDFSSSCWGLFDVVVNNSRTVN
- a CDS encoding Tim44 domain-containing protein, encoding MARFSQTLMVVLMSTTLFTSHIAEAKRVGGGRSAGMQRQAQPAPQRQAQPQQPAPMAPVPVQQKKSSGGMMGGILGGLAVGGLLGYMMGNNASGAAEGDSGIPWGTLLLLGALTAGGVMLMRRRNSKPAAQAHAYAGVPAMNPANPQPAHQPSYQPQAFQSAPNDLSGGFRIGQGAGGAYTVPATPITRLPDGTEAAAFLRQARASFLHIQALNSPDQAEEIRRYMTPDLFEQLKQDIGGNQDVAEFPELNLQIIEAVDEGGRMVASVEFSGRVSESLNAPAVPFKEMWHFVRPMSGDPRWLLAGIQQL
- a CDS encoding Crp/Fnr family transcriptional regulator, whose amino-acid sequence is MTFKSVLSNVELFASLSDSDLHDLEAVATPRHYSKGMLIFNEGEPVEQLLVLVEGRLRIFHSNDAGRQFVYGVVEPGVSFGELSLLCDEVRAVCAEADEDCVFLSISRQSFFALLDTHPQIKDAMLRNAAMIIRRLTRAVSDLALKDVYGRIRNVFEAMAVQTDEGLLIDDLLTQQDLADRVGASREMIAKVMKELVAGGYVETGRRRILILKKLPEHF
- a CDS encoding Crp/Fnr family transcriptional regulator, with product MLEILKAIPLLQGFPDDQLEYILTTGLKRSMPKGTFIFREGDPAESMYVLIEGRARCFASDNQGKEFVFMVVEPGDAIGEISLIDNEPRGWSCQCEEDSTFLMFTKQEFREAMDREPHVKDLVVQNLAAMVRHLSTTMKNLALLDVYGRVRALFESMLVNENGVEMVSQPLTQQAIADRVGSSREMIARILKELVFGGYIRLENKRIIIVQKLPERF
- the lptM gene encoding LPS translocon maturation chaperone LptM gives rise to the protein MLNCNFAITCSIMRALIVFICAASLLTACGFKGPLYLPQTPANDSPKPASSTASVASSAAVESTAVK
- the cyaY gene encoding iron donor protein CyaY translates to MTESEFLTASDAIFAHIENALDDVVFDVDPLRAGNVLEIEFEDGSKVIVNRHTPNQELWIAAKSGGYHYRLLDGAWINTRGTGEFFADLSAAIAAHAKAPFVLAQP
- a CDS encoding YqaA family protein, which gives rise to MQTLAWLAGLWLSAFTSATILPGQSEVVFAAALHFQPQLWLAAWIAVSLGNILGGMLTVWLGRQLPVAPVSSRWAGWQRWAARFGPASLLLSWVPLAGDLLCALAGWLRWPWMMVLLYLALGKIARYGVIVWLLI
- a CDS encoding M48 family metalloprotease; the protein is MKRTIMAAALALALAMPVAYAEKLPDLGDVSQQGLSKQQEREIGESAMRHIRRSGDLVEDPEILTFLATMGNRLTEAAEVIEPQFTFFPMLNASVNAFAIPGGFVGVHTGLIVQARHESEVASVLAHEIAHVMQNHIARLMEGMKGSPWLSLAGIAAALVASSLGRGDAAAAAISATMGVSVQRQLDFTYSFEQEADRIGMQTLQKSGYDPAAMATFFERLQTHNRLVENNAPEFLRTHPVTMKRIADAQSRLGQTGYRQVPDSAEFLFVREKCRTLQMGGREAIGYYQKTLAEKRYADEAAQRYGLALAYFQNRDYDQAWQALQQARAVFASGKKSHPALEYLAGNIRLAQGEHAAAVKILSEANLRYPASRALLYGLIDAQIAAGMYTQARSELDDALAIYASDAQLYQRAAKLYARQGKLMQQYQMQGEYYLRLKEYTSALEQFNLALRQPQPDFYLQSGIEARIREIEAIAPEIKP